In the Candidatus Cloacimonas acidaminovorans str. Evry genome, one interval contains:
- a CDS encoding D-glucuronyl C5-epimerase family protein, producing MNKLKHHLIPLLIGLIFAIVIWQIAETFIADFWSKTCLSIFGSSFVEMPTMDKNGIPMRYYPSAGKVYDPELIAYESSRFYKTRIEEPRKNAFLLYSKWLEEHLDENGNIPHNYDYPKAHLKKPWFSSASNSATMLALTERAGNLRSPETFIKARKMLYTLQPEKGNFSFYEKKGGIWFQEFPTEPYSLSGMLKTLVNLSEYYKLVDDSLSWELFQQGVIALQAKLPELAKKNLLDDKYHYKNKRSEHLELVALLEEVNSATPDSVFTPFIQNYQAKSKQFVLFQFFSPFQPGRILGFLIGWAVLYLLAYLFFKPLRTGGREVERS from the coding sequence ATGAATAAATTGAAACACCACCTGATACCTTTGCTCATTGGTCTTATTTTTGCTATAGTAATTTGGCAAATAGCAGAGACCTTTATTGCCGATTTTTGGAGTAAGACCTGTTTAAGTATTTTTGGCAGTTCTTTTGTGGAAATGCCTACAATGGATAAAAATGGCATTCCTATGCGCTATTATCCATCTGCCGGAAAGGTTTATGATCCTGAACTCATTGCTTATGAGTCCTCCCGCTTTTATAAAACCCGCATTGAGGAACCCCGGAAAAATGCCTTTTTGCTGTATAGTAAATGGCTGGAAGAGCATCTGGATGAAAATGGCAATATTCCCCATAATTATGATTACCCGAAAGCGCACTTAAAAAAACCCTGGTTCAGTTCCGCCAGTAACAGTGCAACAATGCTTGCTTTAACAGAAAGAGCAGGCAACCTGCGTAGCCCCGAAACATTTATTAAAGCCAGGAAAATGCTCTATACCCTGCAACCGGAAAAAGGCAATTTCAGTTTTTATGAAAAAAAAGGCGGTATTTGGTTTCAGGAATTTCCTACCGAACCCTATTCCCTTTCCGGAATGTTGAAAACACTCGTAAATTTATCCGAATACTATAAATTGGTGGACGACAGCTTATCCTGGGAACTTTTTCAACAAGGCGTTATTGCTCTCCAGGCAAAACTGCCCGAACTGGCAAAGAAAAACTTACTGGATGATAAATATCACTATAAAAACAAACGCAGTGAACACCTAGAACTTGTTGCGCTCTTGGAAGAAGTAAATTCTGCTACTCCGGATTCTGTTTTCACGCCTTTTATACAAAATTATCAGGCAAAAAGCAAACAGTTTGTCCTGTTCCAGTTTTTTAGTCCTTTTCAACCAGGCAGAATTCTCGGTTTCCTTATTGGTTGGGCAGTTCTCTATTTGCTTGCTTACTTATTTTTTAAGCCATTGAGGACAGGAGGTCGCGAGGTTGAAAGGTCTTGA
- a CDS encoding metal ABC transporter permease — protein MFSFSFLVYAFWGALLSGISLAVFAPFVTLRRISYLGEALSHIAFAGIALAILAGLNLTVTTLIFVMLIALGITLLAKKHNIQESNTITIFLSLSMALGIILISLSKNYSFDLASYLFGNVLLITRNEIIALAVLSVLNIAFVCFFYKELFYLTYNPVMAKVYRIKTDLVNLIFMLLLAANIVINVKSAGIILVTAQLILPAVIAFNLVHRLSKAIVISVLVAVFSALIGFYFSFQLNLPTGACIVVFEAILYFLSLLFSV, from the coding sequence ATGTTTAGCTTTTCGTTTCTGGTTTATGCTTTTTGGGGTGCTTTGCTTTCGGGAATTTCTTTAGCTGTTTTTGCTCCTTTCGTCACCTTAAGGCGGATATCCTATTTGGGTGAAGCGCTTTCCCATATTGCTTTTGCCGGAATTGCCCTGGCTATATTGGCAGGATTGAATTTAACTGTTACTACCCTGATTTTTGTGATGCTGATTGCTTTGGGAATAACATTGCTCGCCAAAAAGCATAACATCCAGGAATCTAATACGATAACCATATTTTTATCCTTAAGTATGGCACTGGGTATAATCCTTATTTCTCTTTCAAAAAATTACAGTTTTGACCTTGCCAGCTACCTTTTTGGCAATGTTCTGCTGATTACAAGAAACGAAATAATTGCTCTGGCTGTTTTATCCGTTTTGAATATTGCCTTTGTCTGCTTTTTCTATAAGGAACTCTTTTATTTAACCTATAATCCTGTGATGGCTAAGGTCTATCGGATTAAAACAGACCTGGTGAACCTGATTTTTATGCTGCTTTTAGCTGCTAATATTGTTATCAATGTGAAAAGCGCAGGAATTATTCTGGTAACCGCTCAACTTATTTTACCCGCAGTAATCGCTTTTAATCTTGTGCATCGGCTTTCCAAAGCAATAGTTATCTCTGTTCTGGTAGCTGTTTTTTCCGCTCTTATTGGATTTTATTTTAGTTTTCAGCTGAATTTACCTACCGGTGCTTGTATTGTTGTATTTGAAGCAATCCTTTATTTTCTCTCTTTGCTTTTCTCTGTGTAG
- a CDS encoding metal ABC transporter ATP-binding protein yields MIQIKDLQYKINGKIILEDIFLELAEGEFAAIIGPNGAGKSTLVKLILGLLELKEGSIFIDGVEHYNWLKNNTIGYLPQYEEFDNAFPATALDIVLMGLAGQLPLGTHFNKNHKQKAMEALEQTGVAHLAKELIGKLSGGEFQRVLLARALVSESKYLILDEPEASLDRPSVESFFALLKELNSKGKTIITISHDLTTLSKYCSFLVCLNRRLHCHNQMELIDADVIHKTFGDSLRIIEKDY; encoded by the coding sequence ATGATTCAAATTAAAGACCTCCAATACAAAATAAACGGCAAGATAATTCTGGAAGATATTTTTCTGGAACTTGCCGAAGGCGAATTTGCCGCTATTATAGGTCCTAACGGAGCAGGTAAATCAACTTTGGTAAAACTGATTCTCGGTTTATTGGAATTGAAAGAAGGCAGTATTTTTATAGATGGTGTGGAACACTATAACTGGCTGAAAAATAATACCATTGGCTATCTACCTCAATATGAGGAATTTGATAATGCCTTTCCTGCAACCGCTTTGGATATTGTTTTAATGGGTTTGGCAGGTCAACTTCCTTTGGGAACGCATTTTAATAAAAACCATAAACAAAAAGCAATGGAGGCATTGGAACAAACGGGAGTTGCTCATCTGGCAAAAGAACTGATTGGAAAACTTTCCGGAGGTGAATTTCAAAGAGTCCTTTTAGCGCGTGCCCTGGTATCTGAAAGCAAATATCTTATCCTTGATGAACCGGAGGCAAGTTTAGACCGTCCTTCCGTAGAAAGTTTTTTTGCCCTGCTAAAAGAACTCAATAGCAAAGGCAAAACGATTATAACTATTTCTCACGATTTGACTACTCTCTCTAAATATTGCAGCTTTCTGGTTTGCTTGAATCGCCGTTTGCATTGTCATAATCAGATGGAACTTATAGATGCAGATGTGATACATAAGACCTTTGGTGATAGTTTGCGGATTATTGAAAAGGATTATTAG
- a CDS encoding T9SS type A sorting domain-containing protein: MKKSLVVLLVVLTMSTFLFAAEYTIVDGSSNSYHIPVNGNSHYGWSRFIFTATEMNTAGITGSFTIYSIAFKINNTVSDYTMDNQKIYFGYNYNSTLSGATSYPNPGSSSSFTKVYDGSITFNGPGWMEIILTTPFNFTWDGYAGLDIVWENWDGSRITSGYPKFYYTSKSNMAVYKESGTGTSFPASTGATSNNHPSFKILTPPTSIPNPAINPDPVNGVSGVAIDKELKWASGGGSPINYKVNLGTDNPPTNIAYNEVVTATKYTPANRFDYGTIYYWQVIPHNIIGDAQDCPIWSFTTMDDPSIATFPYQESFDGTFPPNSDWLMRTGVLQDPISLSPTSLWEQDDWLNIPGTDKAVRINIWGNLNAWLITPLFNIPDDNYYLSFDLTVLKYNQTPTGTPPVYAPDDRFAVLIGDGYSWSTANIVREWNNTGSSYVYNDIRISGEKVVIPLAGHSGHCRFAFYAGSTISNADSDVMINNMEVAAFSNQPLAAQNPIPENNAQDVALNAKLFWDAGANAPVSYNLYLGQTLPETPVECLSPHYTPAALAYGTTYSWKVVPVNPIGEAIDCPVWNFTTSGTANVDAGTVTINGVPINPSVEISGLEGETVISASASFAPEGIGLPNAGLVIQLSSSGVNLTGKHITINHSLGFIPSQIAYRILPSETYHIISNPGTWTAETVSFILEAKADGDVDIVFPLDAESTLPVELSYFNAIYTAEGYVTISWVSQSETNHSGYNILRSEDRIFANAIRINPVLIDKGTELGTQIKYKFIDSEFAPNMVYYYWLESISLNGETQYFGPVFVMTGENGSEPETPELPFITKLYNAYPNPFNPHTVISYSISKPATVTLEIYNSKGQKIRSFINNHNSAGIYRMNWDGKDDTGKTVSSGVYIYRMKTDNFQQSKKMLLTK, from the coding sequence ATGAAAAAATCACTTGTCGTTCTGCTTGTTGTTTTGACAATGAGCACTTTTCTTTTTGCTGCGGAGTATACCATTGTAGATGGTAGCTCCAATAGTTATCATATTCCCGTTAACGGAAATTCCCATTATGGATGGAGCCGATTTATATTTACGGCTACTGAAATGAATACTGCTGGAATAACCGGTTCATTTACTATTTATTCTATTGCTTTCAAAATTAACAATACTGTCTCCGATTATACTATGGATAATCAGAAGATCTATTTTGGTTACAATTATAACAGCACATTATCTGGTGCTACCAGTTATCCCAATCCCGGTAGCAGTAGTTCATTTACCAAGGTCTATGATGGCAGTATAACTTTTAATGGACCCGGTTGGATGGAAATTATTTTAACCACGCCTTTCAATTTTACTTGGGACGGTTATGCTGGCTTAGATATTGTTTGGGAAAACTGGGATGGCAGTAGAATTACCAGCGGTTATCCCAAATTTTATTATACTTCCAAAAGCAATATGGCAGTTTACAAAGAATCCGGAACCGGAACTTCTTTTCCAGCCAGTACTGGAGCCACTTCCAACAATCATCCCAGTTTCAAAATTCTCACACCTCCTACTTCTATACCCAATCCTGCTATCAATCCTGATCCTGTAAATGGTGTATCAGGAGTTGCAATTGATAAAGAACTTAAATGGGCAAGCGGAGGTGGTTCACCGATAAATTACAAGGTCAATTTGGGAACCGATAATCCTCCAACCAATATTGCTTATAATGAAGTTGTTACTGCAACCAAATACACTCCTGCAAACAGATTTGATTATGGGACTATCTATTACTGGCAAGTGATACCTCATAATATTATTGGTGATGCACAGGATTGTCCAATTTGGAGTTTTACTACAATGGATGATCCTTCCATTGCCACTTTTCCTTATCAGGAGAGTTTTGATGGCACTTTTCCTCCCAATAGCGACTGGTTAATGAGAACAGGAGTTTTGCAAGACCCCATTTCTTTAAGTCCCACAAGTTTATGGGAACAGGATGACTGGCTGAATATTCCCGGAACCGATAAGGCAGTCAGAATCAATATCTGGGGGAACCTTAATGCCTGGTTAATTACTCCTTTATTTAATATTCCGGATGATAACTATTATCTATCCTTTGATTTGACAGTGCTAAAATATAATCAAACCCCAACCGGAACGCCTCCAGTTTATGCTCCTGATGATAGATTTGCTGTTTTAATTGGCGATGGATATAGCTGGTCTACAGCCAATATAGTGCGTGAATGGAATAATACAGGTTCTTCTTATGTGTATAATGATATCAGAATTAGTGGAGAGAAAGTAGTTATTCCCTTAGCCGGACACAGTGGACACTGTCGTTTTGCCTTTTATGCTGGTTCCACAATTTCTAATGCCGATAGTGATGTTATGATTAACAATATGGAAGTTGCCGCTTTCAGTAATCAGCCCTTAGCTGCTCAAAATCCCATTCCTGAAAATAATGCTCAAGATGTAGCTCTTAATGCTAAACTATTTTGGGATGCAGGAGCTAATGCACCCGTTTCCTATAACTTATATTTGGGACAAACTCTTCCGGAAACACCTGTAGAATGTTTATCTCCGCATTATACTCCTGCAGCTTTAGCTTATGGAACAACATATTCCTGGAAAGTTGTTCCTGTAAATCCAATAGGAGAAGCAATTGATTGTCCTGTTTGGAATTTTACTACCTCCGGTACAGCTAATGTTGATGCCGGAACCGTTACTATTAATGGAGTTCCTATAAATCCCAGTGTAGAAATTTCCGGTTTGGAAGGTGAAACAGTAATAAGTGCCAGTGCCAGTTTTGCTCCGGAAGGTATTGGTTTACCTAATGCTGGTTTAGTAATTCAGTTAAGCAGTTCGGGAGTTAATCTTACAGGAAAACATATAACGATTAATCATTCGCTTGGCTTTATCCCTTCCCAGATTGCTTATCGTATTTTACCCAGTGAAACATATCATATTATTTCCAATCCGGGAACCTGGACTGCTGAAACGGTTAGCTTTATTTTGGAAGCTAAAGCGGATGGTGATGTGGATATTGTTTTTCCGTTGGATGCAGAATCCACTTTGCCTGTGGAGCTATCATATTTTAATGCCATATACACAGCGGAAGGTTATGTTACCATAAGCTGGGTAAGCCAATCGGAGACAAACCATAGCGGTTATAACATTTTGCGTAGCGAAGATAGAATATTTGCCAATGCTATTCGGATAAATCCAGTTTTGATAGATAAAGGAACCGAACTTGGAACTCAGATTAAATATAAATTTATTGATTCTGAATTTGCGCCTAATATGGTTTATTATTACTGGCTGGAAAGTATTTCCTTGAATGGTGAAACGCAATATTTTGGCCCTGTTTTTGTTATGACAGGAGAAAATGGTTCTGAGCCAGAAACTCCTGAATTACCCTTTATAACAAAATTGTATAATGCCTATCCTAATCCTTTTAATCCCCATACGGTTATAAGTTACAGTATATCTAAACCGGCAACTGTAACTTTGGAAATATATAATTCTAAAGGACAGAAAATCCGTTCGTTCATAAACAACCATAATTCAGCGGGAATTTACAGAATGAATTGGGATGGCAAAGATGATACAGGTAAAACAGTTAGCAGCGGCGTATATATCTATCGTATGAAAACCGATAATTTCCAACAAAGCAAAAAAATGCTGCTGACAAAATAA